The nucleotide window ACTACCTGAAGGAGAAAAAGAAGCTGAACGCGCTGCTGGAGCGGAACTTCGTGGTGGTCAAGGTGAACTACAGTCCGGAGAACGAGAACGAAGAGGTGCTCTCGCGCTACCCCGAGGTGGCCGGCTATCCCCACTTCTTCGTGCTTGACGGCCGGGGCAAGCTGCTGCACTCGCAGGACACCGCCAGGCTGGAAAAGGGGAAGTCCTACCACGCCCGCAGGTTCAAGCGCTTCCTGACCCGCTGGGGACCGAAGAGGTTGGTTCCGTCCCGCCACCGGCGCTATTGAGGGTCCTCAACAGGACAGGCGCGCCCACTCCACGTCCATCCGTTCAGCCAGCCCCGCATAGTAGACGATCAGCACCTCCCCGTTGGGCAAGACCGTGGCGAAGGGCAGTCCGTAGCTCCAGTCGCTCATGACCGCCAAGGTGTCGGCCATGTTCTCTCCGGAAGAGGGGCGGTTCCTCATGGCGGCGGCGTGGTCGTAGATCACCACCTCGGTCTCGGGCGAGAAGGCCCCGTCAATGGAGGGCGCCAGCCGTGCCCGGATGGATTGGGTGCCGAACCGGTCCACCCAGGCCAGCACCGTTCTGCCGTCGGGCAGAATGG belongs to Acidobacteriota bacterium and includes:
- a CDS encoding thioredoxin family protein; amino-acid sequence: MITRPMRSALFVLPAMLALLLPAFATEQAAPAYQPVLQYDPERDAAADIEAAVAEAGRSKRHVLVEVGGEWCVWCHRLDDYLKEKKKLNALLERNFVVVKVNYSPENENEEVLSRYPEVAGYPHFFVLDGRGKLLHSQDTARLEKGKSYHARRFKRFLTRWGPKRLVPSRHRRY